From Melitaea cinxia chromosome 16, ilMelCinx1.1, whole genome shotgun sequence, a single genomic window includes:
- the LOC123661018 gene encoding UDP-glucosyltransferase 2, protein MKGEEPLPYMDIIRYGYEACDAFLSDIETRSFLRSGRNYDLIMLDGAYPECALGLVYRMKVPFMYINTVAFYASPTSVSGSPAPFSVTPFFARSFTDNMGFLERSVNAFWHLGSLLGHGISVTILQTVLRRHFGSKMPHVYDMAKNVSFILQNGHYSVTYSRPFLPNVAEVACIHCKESKKLHADLEEWISGAGEAGFIYVSMGSSVRTNKMPLAAHHLFIDALKRLPQRVLWKQDGDQNMTDIPSNIRLYKWLPQQDLLGHPKIKAFVTHGGLLSMFETVYHGVPIITIPVFCDHDANAAKAEVDGYAKKLDLQHLTSDKLYKAIKDVIVEPKYKIQVKNRQVLLKDQKESPLERAIYWTEYVIRHKGAYHLQSPAKDLNFFQYYMLDVALVFFVLLVTSLGLISYLLRFSFICLSNYVQSRRMNKLIDKSSNLLKRSTKLIDETSLKKKKL, encoded by the exons ATGAAGGGAGAAGAACCTTTGCCCTATATGGATATAATTAGATACGGATATGAG GCGTGTGATGCGTTCCTCAGCGACATCGAGACGAGATCCTTCTTAAGATCTGGAAGGAACTACGATCTTATAATGTTGGATGGAGCTTATCCTGAATGTGCTTTAGGCCTGGTCTACCGCATGAAAGTACCCTTCATGTACATTAATACAGTGGCATTCTACGCTTCTCCAACAAGTGTCTCTGGAAGTCCAGCACCATTTTCCGTAACACCCTTTTTTGCCAGATCCTTTACAGACAACATGGGCTTCTTGGAAAGATCAGTCAACGCTTTTTGGCACCTTGGGTCTTTGCTGGGACATGGTATAAGTGTGACTATATTACAAACTGTTCTTCGACGACACTTCGGTTCAAAAATGCCTCACGTATACGATATGGCCAAAAATGTTAGTTTTATTCTTCAAAATGGACATTATTCCGTGACGTACTCAAGACCTTTTCTACCAAACGTCGCTGAAGTTGCTTGCATTCATTGCAAAgaatcaaaaaaattacatgCT GATTTAGAAGAATGGATATCTGGTGCTGGCGAAGCAGGTTTCATTTACGTATCCATGGGATCTTCAGTAAGAACAAACAAAATGCCACTCGCCGCCCATCACTTATTTATAGATGCTTTGAAAAGACTGCCACAGAGGGTACTTTGGAAGCAAGATGGAGATCAAAACATGACTGACATTCCTTCTAATATTAGACTATATAAGTGGCTGCCACAACAGGATTTGTTGG GTCACCCCAAAATAAAAGCGTTTGTAACCCATGGCGGACTACTCAGCATGTTTGAAACTGTCTACCACGGAGTTCCAATCATAACTATCCCAGTTTTCTGCGACCACGACGCAAATGCAGCGAAAGCCGAAGTGGATGGTTACGCAAAGAAACTCGACTTACAGCATTTAACATCAGACAAACTTTACAAAGCTATAAAAGATGTGATTGTTGAACCAAAATATAAGATCCAAGTTAAAAATCGACAAGTTCTTCTTAAAGATCAAAAGGAGTCCCCGTTAGAAAGAGCCATTTACTGGACCGAATATGTGATACGACACAAAGGGGCGTATCATTTACAATCGCCCGCTAAAGACTTGAATTTTTTCCAGTACTATATGTTAGACGTAGCGTTAGTCTTCTTTGTTTTACTAGTTACAAGTCTAGGACTTATTTCGTATTTGCTAAGGTTCAGTTTTATTTGCTTGAGCAATTATGTACAAAGTAGACGTATGAACAAATTGATCGACAAATCGAGCAATTTGTTGAAGAGATCGACGAAGCTAATAGACGAAACATcactgaaaaagaaaaaattataa